The region TCGGTCAACACCCGGGTCGTTTCCTGGAACGACGCGGCGGAGATGAAGGAGTCGGTCGACAGCGACGCCTTGGTGATACCCAGCAGGACCGGATCGAAGTGCGCCGGCAGCTCGTTGCGGGCCGACAGGCGCGCATTTTCCTCGATAACGCGCTGACGCTCCACCTGTTCGCCGTTCAGGAACTTGCTGCTGCCCTGATCGGTGATCTCGACCTTGCGCAGCATCTGGCGGGTGATCACCTCGATGTGCTTGTCGTTGATCTTCACGCCCTGCAGGCGGTACACGTCC is a window of bacterium DNA encoding:
- a CDS encoding DNA-directed RNA polymerase subunit beta' (DNA-dependent RNA polymerase catalyzes the transcription of DNA into RNA using the four ribonucleoside triphosphates as substrates. Subunit beta' binds to sigma factor allowing it to bind to the -10 region of the promoter); this translates as DVYRLQGVKINDKHIEVITRQMLRKVEITDQGSSKFLNGEQVERQRVIEENARLSARNELPAHFDPVLLGITKASLSTDSFISAASFQETTRVLTEAAVSSRVDNLQGLKENVIVGRLIPAGTGGVMRRFKQLAATRDKEITDAREAAAAELEAASIDAGLGEESAA